TCCTCCTGCGCCAGAACGCGCTGTGTGTTGACCGCATAGACACCCAAAAGGTGTTTGCCTTGCGCTTCGCCACCCCTGTGTGTCCCCCGGAGTGTCTTCCCATCCATGGCTAAAATTTCGTCCCCATCTAACCCTTCTTCTTGATGATAGGCTTGTACCAATCGGTCAAATTCTGCTTCATCCAATATTTCGTTGAACACCCGGCGTATGGTGCTGTGCGAGGGCGTCCACGGCCGCTCTACCCTCAACAACTTGCTCAATTCATCCCTGTGATTCTTTGCCCAATCGGCGATCTCAACGGGATGATCTTTGCCGGCTAACTTTCCCAAGAAGATGATCACCAACAAGGTGACCAGACTATATCGTTTGCCTTTCGCATGACGCGGGTCACTCAGGTTGTGAAAGTACGCATACAGGTTCCCCTTTTCGTAAATAACCCCTGTTTTGCTGATTTCCTGGCATGGTTTAAGCATAGTATACTCCATACAAGCCCTCCTCGGTTTTTGGTGTTCCTGCAAACCACCCTTACCGAGAAAGGCTTTTTTGTCTATTTGTCAAGCTTCCTTGAAAACGCCCTGTCACGCCCACCCTTCCCCCTTGCGCCCGCGGCGTTTTTTGGGTATCCTAATCTTGCCGCGCACCCGCGCGCGTCACTACCCCCCGACACAAAGGAGCGTGCTGTGGATATCCAAGGCAAGCATGTGCTTATCCTCGGCGGCTACGGCTTGGTGGGCCGCGCCGTGGCGCGGGAAATGCTTCCCCACCGCCCTGCCCGCCTCGTGATTGCTTCCCTGCGCAAGTTTGAAGCCGAAGAAGCCGTGGCCCAACTGAAGGCCGAATTCCCCGACAGCCCCACGCAGATTTTACCGGCGTGGGGCGATGTTTTCCTGCGGGTCGAATGGCAGCGGGAAGACACCCTGCCCCGCCGCGCTGTGCTCGCCAACCCCGAAACCCGCCGTCAACTGGTGGACGACATCCTCGGCAGCCTCAACGACGACATCCTGGAAGCCTCCCTGCTCTACCAGCTCATCACCGGCACCTGGGGCGACCTCGGCGGCCTGCCCGCCCACATCGTGGTGGATTGCATGAACACCGCCACCGTGGTGGCCTATCAGGATGTCTACACCACCGCCCGCCATCTGGAAGGGCAAATGGAAAAGCCCCAGGGCGAAGTGGACTGGCGCGACGAGGTGGAACGCCTGCTGGCTTCCCTCTACATCCCCCAACTGGTGCGGCATGTGCAGATTCTGCACGCCGCGATGAAGCACGCCGGCACCCAGGCCTATATCAAAGTCGGCACCAGCGGCACCGGCGGCATGGGGCTGAACATCCCCTACACCCACGGCGAGGAAAAGCCTTCCCGGGTGCTGATGTCCAAGGCAGCGGTCGCGGGCGCGCAGACGCTGCTCACCTTCCTGATGGCGCGCACGCCCGACGGCCCGACGGTGGTCAAGGAAATCAAGCCCACCGCGATGATCGGCTGGAAGCGCATCGGCTACGGCCCCATCGGGCGCCACGGGAAGCCCTACGCCCGCTACGACTGCCCGCCCGACCAGGCCGTGGACGCCACCGACCCCGCCAACCTGGTGCGCCAGGGCGACTTCGGCCAGAAGCAGGAAGGGGTGCTGGAGGCCGTCTACATCAACACCGGCGAAAACGGCCTCTTCGCGGCGGGCGAATACGCCATGATTACCGCCCTCGGCCAGATGGAAATGGTCACCGCCGAGGAAATTGCCCAAAATGTGGTCTGGGAAATCTTGGGCGGCAACACCGGCAAAGACGTCATTGCCGCGCTGGATGCTTCCACGATGGGACCCACCTACCGCGCCGCCTACCTGCGGGAAGCCGCCCTCAACCGCCTGCACCAACTGGAAGCCGAACACGGCGAATCGGTGGCCTTCGAGATTCTCGGCCCGCCGCGGCTTTCCAAACTGCTCTTCGAGGCCTTCCTGCTGAAGCGGGCTTACGGCAGCCTCGACAAGGCGCTGGAACCCAGCCCCGAAGAAGCCGCCGCCGCGCTGGAAGCCCTCGTCGGCGCCGACGCCGACCTGCGCCAGAAAATCATCTCCATCGGCATTCCCATCTTGCTGGCCGACGGCAAGCGCCTGCTGCGGGGGCCGGTCATCAAGGCTGATACCGCCGAGCAGGGCTGGGTGGATCTCACCCCCGCCAACCTGACGCGCTGGCAAAAGCGCCTCCGCCGCCTGCTGGAAGAAATCCGCCAGCAGAGCAGCGGCGACACCTCTTCGCACGACGACCGCATCTACCCGACGGCGCGCGAGTGGCGCCCCGACGACCTCACGATTCGGGTGGGCGAACTGGTCGCCTGGGTGCTGAACACCGAAGAACGCGGCTTCCGCTTCAAACGCTGATTCCCCCTGGCCTGTCAAAGTCGTAGGGGCGAGGTGCGCCTCGCCCCTACGTGTCTTCTTTCAGCGTGCCGTAGAGGAACCAAAACCGCTCGCGGGGGAAGGCGCGCGCTAAGGGGGCTTCCCACACAAAGTTGCCTTCCCGGAAAACGCCCCGCAGCACGCGGTCCAGCGCGGCAAGGTCTTCGGCCACCTCGGGCGGCAGAGCGCCGAGGTCTTCCGCCAGCAGTTCCAAAATGACGCGCTCGCGCACTTCGTAACGATAGTAGGGGGCGCGGTCGGTGGTTTCCTGCAGGTAATTGCGCCACTGCCGCAGGCGCGCCTGCGCCTCGCGCCCCGCCTTCTGCCGCCAGTGCGCCCCCCATTGCCCTTTGAGGCTCCGCAGGCGCAGGGGGAAATCGCCCGTCGCGCCATAGGCTTCCAGCCGCCGCAGGGCCAGGAGGACGTTCCCCGGCGTCAACTGGGGGTAGGGCGGCGCGCCCTTGGGCGGTTTGACATCCAGCGGCCAGTAGAGGGTGGCGCTTTTGAGGTAGGCTTCCAGCACCTCGAAGGCGGCTTCGAGGTACCGGCGGTCGTAATCGGGAGTGGTCATGGCGCTACCCAATGCGTCCCATCCGGCGGCCGCCGAGGAGGTGCATGTGCAGGTGCGGGACTTCCTGACCGGCTTCGGGGCCGTTGTTCACCACCAGCCGGAAGCCGCGCTCGGCCACACCCAGTTCCTCGGCCACGCGCCGCGCCACGACGAACATGTGCCCCAGCAGCGCCTCGTGCTGCGGCTCGGCTGCGGCGGCCGAGGGGATGTGCTCGTTGGGCACGATCAGGACGTGCACCGGCGCGACGGGGTTGATGTCGTGGAAAGCAGTCACCTGCTCGTCGCGGTACACCGCTTTGGCTGGAATTTCCCCAGCCACGATTTTGCAGAAGATACAGTCACTCATGTTTCACCTCCACCTTGAGAACCCGAATTTCGCTCCCGTTCTGAGCAGAGCGTCCTGAGCGGAAGCGCGAGCGCCAGCGAGCGCTGCAGTCGAAGGACGAAACGCCGCCGGAGATGATCCAAACCCGAGGCCTGAGAAAAAGGAAGTGCGCCTCACACCGA
The Chloroflexota bacterium genome window above contains:
- a CDS encoding ISAs1 family transposase, encoding MEYTMLKPCQEISKTGVIYEKGNLYAYFHNLSDPRHAKGKRYSLVTLLVIIFLGKLAGKDHPVEIADWAKNHRDELSKLLRVERPWTPSHSTIRRVFNEILDEAEFDRLVQAYHQEEGLDGDEILAMDGKTLRGTHRGGEAQGKHLLGVYAVNTQRVLAQEEVDTKENEITAAPRLLAKVDIEGKIVTGDALHTQKKTSQHIILAGGDYLLPVKENHPRMYADIKRLFAETDRSSA
- a CDS encoding short-chain dehydrogenase, with protein sequence MDIQGKHVLILGGYGLVGRAVAREMLPHRPARLVIASLRKFEAEEAVAQLKAEFPDSPTQILPAWGDVFLRVEWQREDTLPRRAVLANPETRRQLVDDILGSLNDDILEASLLYQLITGTWGDLGGLPAHIVVDCMNTATVVAYQDVYTTARHLEGQMEKPQGEVDWRDEVERLLASLYIPQLVRHVQILHAAMKHAGTQAYIKVGTSGTGGMGLNIPYTHGEEKPSRVLMSKAAVAGAQTLLTFLMARTPDGPTVVKEIKPTAMIGWKRIGYGPIGRHGKPYARYDCPPDQAVDATDPANLVRQGDFGQKQEGVLEAVYINTGENGLFAAGEYAMITALGQMEMVTAEEIAQNVVWEILGGNTGKDVIAALDASTMGPTYRAAYLREAALNRLHQLEAEHGESVAFEILGPPRLSKLLFEAFLLKRAYGSLDKALEPSPEEAAAALEALVGADADLRQKIISIGIPILLADGKRLLRGPVIKADTAEQGWVDLTPANLTRWQKRLRRLLEEIRQQSSGDTSSHDDRIYPTAREWRPDDLTIRVGELVAWVLNTEERGFRFKR
- a CDS encoding histidine triad nucleotide-binding protein produces the protein MSDCIFCKIVAGEIPAKAVYRDEQVTAFHDINPVAPVHVLIVPNEHIPSAAAAEPQHEALLGHMFVVARRVAEELGVAERGFRLVVNNGPEAGQEVPHLHMHLLGGRRMGRIG